The Prosthecochloris marina genome window below encodes:
- a CDS encoding calcium-translocating P-type ATPase, SERCA-type: MDTFAESAEKIFDKLQVTPDGLTSEEAARRLKRYGENRLREEEKISVWAIFLQQFQSVLVWLLIFAILVSLLLGDVLESVVIGFILVANSAIGFLQEFRAEKALEALKRISGLKAKVMRDGHVVKLETRLLVPGDIILLETGDRIPADARLLELMNLESQESMLTGESTPVSKTTEAVPPEAPLAERFNMVYSGTMVAKGRATALVTGTGMETELGRIAELLSEEKDGRGSPLQRKINRFSRRLALIVIVAAVLMFLLTWMSGEDLLETFKTALSLAVAAIPEGLPAVVALTLAKGVQRMVKKNAIVRHLPAIETLGSSSVICSDKTGTMTVNRMSVRKIYTDGSEIEVGEKKSTETSGRKDLELLFRIGALCNDARPDPDGGIFGDPTEAALLLSAKQHGLDSLELQGRYPRVDEIGFDSERKMMSTLHDVSGAGMVMYTKGAPDVLLKQCTHVMMNNVEVPLDDALYRDILQKNEAFAQNALRVLGFAWKEVRSGDDFTEDNLVFAGLQAMNDPPRPEVIDAVARCRSAGIKVVMITGDQKLTAEAIGQELGITGQAMTGADLEEIGDIGEVVEEVSIFARVSPEQKINIVEALQKKDHVVAMTGDGVNDAPALKQADIGVAMGRGGTDVAREASTMVLTDDNFASIVKAVEEGRAVFDNLRKFVFSLLAGNISEVMIIILAVLVGLKLPLVAIQILWINLVTDGLPALALGFEPKAPNIMKRPPVARFSFIVDRLMIVRLVVVCFVITAGCLGLYINALYSSGWSWGDALDSASPDYLYASTMAFTSLVILEMVNAFHAKSETENIFTLKAFSNPWLTGAVAFSLVLHLVVLYSPLNHVFHSVPLGIADWGIILGASAVLILADIVFKSVVKQRNATL, encoded by the coding sequence ATGGATACATTTGCTGAAAGCGCGGAAAAGATTTTCGATAAGCTGCAAGTAACGCCTGATGGATTGACGTCGGAAGAAGCCGCCCGAAGGTTGAAGCGATATGGAGAGAACCGGCTCAGAGAAGAAGAAAAGATCTCTGTTTGGGCGATTTTCCTCCAGCAGTTTCAAAGTGTTCTTGTCTGGCTGCTGATTTTTGCAATTCTTGTTTCCCTTTTACTCGGTGACGTTCTCGAAAGCGTGGTCATCGGGTTTATTCTGGTCGCCAACAGCGCCATCGGTTTTTTACAGGAGTTCCGGGCGGAAAAAGCTCTTGAAGCTCTTAAAAGAATTTCGGGTTTGAAGGCCAAGGTAATGCGTGACGGACATGTCGTCAAGCTCGAAACACGCCTGCTGGTTCCCGGAGATATTATTCTGCTTGAAACAGGTGACCGTATTCCAGCAGACGCCCGCCTGCTGGAGCTTATGAATCTGGAGTCCCAGGAGTCGATGCTTACCGGCGAGTCCACGCCGGTATCGAAAACAACCGAAGCGGTTCCGCCTGAAGCTCCGCTTGCGGAGCGTTTCAACATGGTTTATTCGGGGACGATGGTCGCAAAAGGACGTGCCACGGCGCTTGTTACCGGAACCGGAATGGAAACTGAACTTGGCAGGATTGCCGAGCTTCTTTCCGAGGAAAAGGATGGTCGCGGCAGCCCGCTGCAGAGAAAAATCAACCGCTTTTCCCGCCGCCTTGCTCTTATCGTCATCGTTGCCGCGGTGCTGATGTTTCTGCTCACCTGGATGTCGGGCGAGGATTTACTTGAAACATTCAAAACCGCGCTCAGCCTCGCTGTTGCCGCGATTCCCGAAGGTCTTCCTGCCGTAGTGGCACTTACGCTTGCCAAGGGAGTGCAACGCATGGTGAAAAAGAATGCGATTGTACGTCACCTTCCGGCGATTGAAACGCTGGGTTCTTCGTCGGTTATCTGCTCGGATAAAACAGGGACCATGACGGTCAACCGCATGAGCGTCAGGAAAATCTATACCGATGGGTCTGAAATCGAAGTGGGGGAGAAGAAATCGACGGAAACATCCGGCAGGAAAGACCTGGAACTGCTTTTCAGGATAGGTGCTCTCTGTAACGATGCCCGGCCTGATCCTGACGGCGGAATTTTCGGTGATCCGACGGAAGCGGCTCTCTTGCTTTCGGCAAAACAGCACGGTCTGGATTCTCTTGAACTCCAGGGGAGATATCCTCGCGTTGACGAGATAGGTTTCGACTCGGAGCGCAAGATGATGTCCACCCTGCATGATGTTTCAGGCGCAGGGATGGTGATGTATACGAAGGGTGCTCCGGATGTGCTGTTAAAGCAGTGTACGCATGTGATGATGAACAATGTGGAAGTGCCTCTCGATGATGCGCTTTACCGGGATATTCTGCAGAAAAACGAAGCTTTTGCGCAAAACGCCTTGCGAGTGCTTGGTTTCGCATGGAAAGAAGTGCGCAGTGGCGATGATTTTACCGAAGATAATCTGGTGTTTGCCGGGCTCCAGGCGATGAACGATCCTCCGAGACCGGAGGTGATCGATGCGGTTGCTCGATGCCGCAGTGCGGGAATCAAGGTTGTGATGATTACCGGAGACCAGAAGCTGACGGCAGAGGCTATAGGCCAGGAACTGGGCATAACCGGGCAGGCAATGACAGGTGCGGATCTCGAGGAAATTGGCGATATCGGTGAGGTTGTCGAGGAGGTGTCGATTTTTGCACGGGTAAGCCCGGAACAGAAAATCAATATCGTCGAGGCATTGCAGAAAAAAGACCATGTTGTCGCCATGACCGGTGACGGTGTCAATGATGCCCCTGCCCTCAAGCAGGCCGATATAGGGGTTGCGATGGGGCGGGGCGGGACAGATGTTGCGCGAGAAGCATCGACAATGGTGCTGACCGACGATAATTTTGCATCGATTGTCAAAGCCGTCGAGGAGGGGCGGGCGGTTTTTGATAATCTCAGAAAGTTCGTCTTCTCTCTTCTTGCAGGCAACATAAGCGAGGTGATGATCATAATTCTTGCTGTTCTTGTGGGGCTCAAGCTTCCCCTCGTGGCAATCCAGATACTCTGGATCAACCTCGTAACCGATGGATTACCTGCGCTTGCTCTCGGATTTGAGCCGAAAGCCCCGAATATTATGAAGCGCCCTCCTGTTGCCAGATTTTCATTTATTGTCGACAGGCTGATGATCGTCCGGCTTGTGGTGGTGTGTTTTGTCATTACGGCCGGTTGTCTGGGGCTGTACATCAATGCGCTCTATTCTTCGGGCTGGAGCTGGGGTGACGCTCTCGATAGCGCCAGCCCGGACTATCTCTATGCCTCGACCATGGCGTTTACTTCGCTGGTCATCCTTGAAATGGTCAACGCTTTTCATGCCAAATCCGAAACAGAAAACATTTTCACCCTCAAGGCTTTTTCCAATCCCTGGCTGACAGGAGCGGTTGCTTTTTCCTTAGTTCTGCATCTCGTGGTTCTTTATTCGCCCCTGAATCACGTTTTTCACTCGGTACCGCTGGGAATTGCTGACTGGGGGATAATTCTGGGGGCGAGCGCAGTGCTGATTCTTGCCGATATTGTCTTCAAATCAGTAGTCAAACAACGCAACGCTACCCTATGA
- the treS gene encoding maltose alpha-D-glucosyltransferase: protein MPRASDAYQPEPLWYKDAIIYEAHVKTFHDSNNDGIGDFEGLRQKLPYLESLGITAIWLLPFYPSPLKDDGYDIADYMEVNPDYGTLEDFRMFLDEAHERGLKVITELVINHTSDQHVWFQRSRKAKPGTAERDFYVWSKDPGKYADARIIFQDFEASNWSYDNVAEEYYWHRFYHHQPDLNFENPAVEKAIYKVLDFWLEMGVDGLRLDAVPYLYEEEGTNCENLPRTHEFLKRLRKHVDRKFPNRMLLAEANQWPEDAAEYFGEGDECHMNFHFPLMPRMFMALEMEDRFPIIDILEQTPEIPESCQWASFLRNHDELTLEMVTDEERDYMRRVYANDPRARINLGIRRRLAPLMSSNRGKVELMNIMLLSLPGTPVLYYGDEIGMGDNYYLGDRDGVRTPMQWNSDRNAGFSRANPQQLQLPVIIDPEYHYEAVNVEVQEGNINSLLWWMRHMLVIARRYKAFSRGDVQFIHAENPQTLIFTRTYEDETMLCIINLSKSPQAVNIDLSEYEGFVPEEVFSLSYFPRIRSTPYTITLGPYGYFWFRLVESHEEIEDRPYLEHTFAKVSHWKDLFRGKYLERIETRILPKYIRNCRWFGGKARKIVRVAINENIEVRGHENIRYLIVEVRYPSGPNELYQLPVSYVPAEQIDQEDENFSKRVIVKVKVGEQEGYLCDAAWQGDFHKVLLDMIVGQSDLKGCAGKITSLRGAKLDGFLAGTAVDEIDSTLFGAEQSNTSIMYDDSLCLKLYRKISSGVSPEVEICRVLTENTTFDSVPLYLGALNYTKNRREQCSLAVLQNFVPNQGDAWKVTLNFVHRYYGDVLAKQHLIETVPELPVSGGDKVPMPAIMHELIGEVYLEMVKKLAERTAGMHKALASKRLGDDFAPEPFTTLYQRSIYQSMREQVKRGMVMLKQQKRKIAVEHQALAEEILESEQAILQQLSHIKQGKIEGGKIRIHGDYHLGQVLFTGKDFIIIDFEGEPARSLSERRLKRSVFRDLAGMIRSFHYAAFSVLINDKSIRPEDVEYLEQWAELWSFYVGEHFYEMYAQQIKGKGLIPKNQQQQSMLLRAYLMDKAIYELNYELNNRPEWVGIALKGLHRLLES, encoded by the coding sequence ATGCCGCGAGCTTCTGACGCATATCAACCTGAACCACTCTGGTACAAGGACGCCATTATTTACGAGGCGCACGTTAAAACTTTTCATGACAGCAACAATGACGGTATCGGCGATTTCGAAGGATTACGCCAGAAGCTGCCTTATCTGGAAAGCCTTGGTATTACCGCGATCTGGCTACTGCCGTTTTACCCGTCACCGTTGAAGGATGACGGCTATGATATCGCCGATTACATGGAGGTCAATCCTGATTACGGCACCTTAGAGGATTTCAGGATGTTTCTCGATGAAGCCCATGAACGGGGCTTGAAGGTCATTACCGAGCTGGTCATCAACCATACGTCAGATCAGCACGTATGGTTCCAACGCTCCCGCAAAGCCAAGCCTGGAACGGCGGAAAGGGATTTCTACGTGTGGAGCAAAGACCCCGGAAAATATGCTGATGCGCGAATCATTTTTCAGGATTTCGAGGCTTCGAACTGGAGTTACGACAATGTTGCCGAAGAGTATTACTGGCACCGTTTCTACCACCATCAACCCGATTTGAATTTTGAGAATCCCGCTGTTGAAAAAGCAATCTACAAAGTGCTTGATTTCTGGCTGGAGATGGGGGTTGACGGACTGCGTCTCGATGCGGTACCATATCTCTATGAGGAAGAGGGGACCAACTGCGAGAATCTGCCCCGAACCCATGAATTTCTAAAAAGGCTTCGCAAGCATGTCGACCGGAAGTTCCCGAATCGCATGTTGCTCGCCGAGGCGAATCAGTGGCCGGAAGACGCGGCGGAATATTTCGGAGAAGGTGACGAGTGCCACATGAACTTTCATTTTCCTCTTATGCCGAGGATGTTCATGGCGCTTGAAATGGAAGACCGGTTTCCTATTATCGATATCCTCGAACAGACCCCGGAAATACCTGAAAGCTGTCAGTGGGCATCTTTTCTGCGCAATCATGATGAACTGACCCTCGAAATGGTTACCGATGAAGAGCGTGACTATATGCGCCGCGTTTATGCAAACGATCCGAGGGCGAGAATCAATCTCGGGATAAGGCGTCGTCTTGCCCCGCTTATGTCGAGCAACCGCGGCAAGGTAGAGCTTATGAACATCATGCTGCTCTCGCTTCCAGGTACACCGGTGTTGTATTACGGCGATGAGATCGGTATGGGTGACAACTACTATCTTGGTGATCGTGACGGTGTGAGGACTCCCATGCAATGGAACAGTGACCGAAATGCCGGTTTTTCGAGAGCCAATCCCCAGCAGCTGCAGCTTCCGGTGATCATCGATCCGGAATACCATTACGAAGCGGTCAACGTCGAAGTCCAGGAAGGCAACATCAACTCTCTCTTGTGGTGGATGAGGCATATGCTCGTTATAGCGCGCCGTTACAAAGCATTCAGTCGAGGAGATGTGCAGTTCATCCATGCTGAAAATCCTCAGACACTGATATTTACCAGGACCTATGAGGATGAGACCATGCTTTGCATCATCAACCTTTCCAAGAGCCCTCAGGCGGTGAATATCGATCTTTCGGAATACGAGGGATTCGTACCCGAAGAGGTGTTCAGCCTCAGTTATTTTCCCCGTATCAGATCGACACCATACACCATTACGCTCGGGCCTTACGGGTATTTCTGGTTCAGGCTTGTTGAAAGCCATGAGGAGATCGAGGATCGCCCCTATCTCGAACACACCTTTGCGAAGGTGTCTCACTGGAAGGACCTTTTTCGGGGGAAATATCTCGAACGTATCGAGACCAGGATTCTGCCGAAGTATATCCGAAACTGCCGTTGGTTCGGAGGGAAGGCACGCAAAATAGTCAGGGTTGCAATAAACGAGAACATCGAGGTCAGGGGGCATGAAAATATACGTTACCTGATTGTCGAAGTTCGCTACCCAAGCGGTCCGAACGAGCTCTATCAACTTCCTGTATCCTACGTTCCTGCTGAACAGATAGATCAGGAAGATGAAAACTTCTCGAAGCGGGTCATCGTCAAAGTCAAGGTCGGTGAGCAGGAGGGATATCTGTGTGATGCTGCCTGGCAGGGGGATTTTCATAAGGTGTTGCTGGACATGATTGTCGGGCAGTCCGACCTCAAAGGCTGCGCCGGAAAAATAACCTCGTTGCGGGGAGCGAAACTCGACGGTTTTCTTGCCGGTACAGCGGTAGACGAGATCGACTCCACATTGTTCGGTGCCGAACAGAGCAATACGTCCATCATGTACGATGACTCACTCTGTTTGAAACTCTACAGGAAGATCTCTTCAGGTGTTTCGCCCGAAGTTGAAATTTGCCGTGTACTGACCGAAAATACAACGTTCGATAGTGTGCCGTTGTACCTCGGTGCGCTCAATTACACTAAAAACAGAAGGGAGCAGTGCTCTCTGGCTGTTTTACAGAATTTTGTGCCCAATCAGGGAGACGCCTGGAAAGTCACTCTGAACTTCGTGCACCGCTACTATGGAGATGTGCTGGCAAAACAGCACCTTATCGAAACAGTACCGGAACTCCCGGTTTCCGGAGGGGATAAAGTGCCGATGCCTGCGATCATGCATGAGCTTATCGGTGAGGTGTATCTTGAAATGGTCAAGAAGCTTGCTGAAAGAACGGCAGGTATGCATAAAGCTCTTGCTTCGAAAAGGCTTGGAGATGACTTCGCACCGGAACCATTTACAACGCTTTATCAACGTTCCATTTACCAGTCGATGCGCGAGCAGGTGAAAAGGGGGATGGTGATGCTGAAACAGCAAAAGAGAAAAATCGCCGTCGAGCATCAGGCCCTCGCTGAAGAGATACTCGAGAGCGAACAGGCTATCCTGCAGCAGCTTTCACATATCAAGCAGGGGAAAATAGAGGGTGGGAAGATCAGAATTCACGGTGACTACCACCTGGGTCAGGTGCTGTTTACCGGTAAGGATTTCATTATCATCGATTTCGAAGGAGAGCCCGCGAGGTCGCTGAGTGAACGGCGCCTCAAGCGCTCGGTTTTCAGAGATCTTGCCGGAATGATCCGCTCGTTCCATTACGCTGCCTTCAGCGTGCTGATTAACGACAAGTCGATCAGGCCGGAAGATGTCGAGTATCTCGAGCAATGGGCTGAACTATGGAGCTTCTATGTGGGGGAACATTTCTATGAGATGTATGCACAGCAGATCAAAGGCAAGGGTTTGATTCCGAAAAATCAGCAACAGCAGTCCATGCTGCTTCGTGCGTACCTTATGGACAAAGCTATTTACGAGTTGAACTATGAGCTGAACAACCGTCCTGAGTGGGTTGGTATAGCGCTCAAGGGATTGCACAGACTGCTGGAGTCATGA